The following are encoded together in the Panicum virgatum strain AP13 chromosome 6K, P.virgatum_v5, whole genome shotgun sequence genome:
- the LOC120713535 gene encoding BTB/POZ and MATH domain-containing protein 1-like, whose translation MGASMFDYCSFTHQFMLNYEETRNVAIGHAVSSGDISAGGHLWRVKCYPRGDKEETKGEYLSIYLHHLSESKDAIAIFKMDRDGAPSSYHRNRSARIYASEDNWGWRKFVNRSLLESLYVTDGSFVVMCVVKVVPDNPLEDDPPSDMRSHLGALLDSGDGSDVSFVVDGEEFRAHRAVLAARSPVFKAQLLGSMADGKMASITLHDLAPATFKLMLRFIYTDSVPEDGLLTWDAPTATEKLQDLLAVADRYALDRLKLMCARRLWDDVSADTVGAEVPVDSRRAQAQGEGRGIVTFNHMRTMRSIRDSSLVGHAQ comes from the exons ATGGGAGCCAGCATGTTCGACTACTGTAGCTTCACGCATCAGTTCATGCTCAACTACGAGGAGACGAGGAACGTCGCCATCGGGCACGCCGTCAGCTCCGGCGACATCTCTGCTGGGGGGCACCTCTGGAGGGTCAAATGCTACCCGCGTGGGGATAAAGAAGAGACCAAGGGCGAGTACCTGTCCATCTACCTCCATCATCTGAGCGAATCCAAAGACGCCATAGCTATCTTTAAGATGGACAGAGACGGTGCTCCGTCCTCGTACCATAGAAACAGGAGCGCGCGTATCTACGCATCAGAGGATAATTGGGGTTGGCGAAAGTTCGTGAACCGAAGCCTCCTCGAGTCGCTGTACGTGACGGATGGATCCTTCGTCGTCATGTGTGTAGTCAAGGTCGTGCCTGACAACCCCTTAGAAGACGACCCGCCCTCCGACATGCGGAGCCACCTTGGCGCCCTGCTGGATTCCGGGGACGGCTCCGACGTGTCGttcgtcgtcgacggcgaggagtTCCGCGCCCATCGGGCGGTgctcgccgcccgctcgccggtcTTCAAGGCGCAGCTCCTGGGATCCATGGCGGACGGCAAGATGGCATCCATCACCTTGCATGACCTCGCGCCCGCGacgttcaagctcatgcttcgGTTCATCTACACcgactcag TCCCTGAAGACGGCTTGCTCACCTGGGATGCTCCAACTGCAACGGAGAAGCTCCAAGATCTGCTTGCCGTCGCCGACCGCTACGCGCTTGACCGCCTGAAGCTCATGTGTGCCAGGAGGTTGTGGGATGATGTGTCCGCTGATACGGTTGGTGCAGAAGTTCCCGTCGATTctcggcgagctcaggctcaggGTGAAGGTCGGGGCATAGTGACATTCAATCATATGCGGACGATGCGTTCAATTCGAGACTCGTCGTTAGTAGGGCACGCGCAATGA